One Podarcis muralis chromosome Z, rPodMur119.hap1.1, whole genome shotgun sequence DNA segment encodes these proteins:
- the CAMSAP1 gene encoding calmodulin-regulated spectrin-associated protein 1 isoform X4, with amino-acid sequence MADVDVCAGGDSTRRKMDALADSAAEIVPLELYDSARAKIAANLQWICAKAYGIDNIPDELKDPFYIDQYEEEHIKPPVIKLLLSSELYCRVCSLILKGDQVAALQGHQSVIQALSRKGIYVMESDDTPVSELDLSCAPIKMSPHMAMIDALMMAYTVEMISIEKVVASVKCFSTFSASKELPYDLEDAMIFWINKVNLKMREITEKEVKLKQHLLESPGHQKVRYRRDHLSNRQLPFFPLLEDLMKDCSDGAALLAVIHYYCPEHMKLDEICLKEVTSIADSIYNIQLLREFSNEYLSKCFYLTLEDMLYAPLVLKPNMMVFIAELFWWFENVKPDFVQPRDLQEVKDAKTMLQQKSSRLPVPISNATKRSFMVNPAASSSPDVQLPVQLPLESCNSGKGNPAFSPSHPLLPLRQKQQKSLQGEDSSDQRHRSNSLTKVDGQPRESILAWPEKKQRPVSQPTPFALHYAASSDADPSSGDSISLARSISKDSLASNIVNITPKQQPQSAPVKTDGKSLLNNVEIEDEDEDEELIAVICPDATLNHGNLELQSVPARSPSQVATAWAQKSQSEASKSKTDSFFLEPLMPAILRPAKEKQSINKEDECGEGKKRGFVSKRVSEGPMALVRKKTNNNHADHILSRPFVATSSSELSAVAGSSMADPLVHSEVRGEPFHPQAVSSLDTLSLEQSSTKAHEDLACSTNVGYMKSPNSRIADTSWTMIRQDSDSDILDMEEVEQDLVSDDHPIIAKYIGEEESAKLQEDMKVKEHEDKDDASGRSSPCLSTVSQISSSSVTSGSARMTNFAERKFQRLNNYETKSSTSSSQKTTPDGSECCPALLTTWKQKREQSPNRQNKDNVNLLASELVQLHMQLEEKRRVIEAQKKKKEVLSARQRLKLGKAAFLGVVKKGKGAEVAQPLKPEHFTKEYSRHNGEGVDATLSSESESIFMKEEGDELTLDSLEVPKVKAQETVAFVEENNLKEPTIHEIEKSKMISAALLEENIESAECDLPIEKLNEMISALRQDILKISRQQELLMKQPTVSSLRGVSQDQKIKAPVHFVEPLSPTDMSSLPKPPCLSQGRSPHLGRPSELKEGKERQQAMMRIKTMTPSTDTSPHLRQFPSNNSSKTPTEATVENNFDLDGTREKQRAGFTLSTSKDTNILSEALKDVNSNIEDISCASCDSSGKENVPTEESTRSKGSLIEVDLSDLKAPDEGGEAESQDDSTYLTGEIDQKSGVSFFFKDGQKAEDELAKKRAAFLLKQQRKAEETRLRKLQFEAEAEQKRDEARRKAEEDRIRKEEEKARRELIKQEHLRRKHQQNLEEQGRGKPKPKPKQPRPISVHQEESYSNLERKCSSIPDNLSSAQSGSSLSLASATTTEPESVNSGGAPSKRVKSMETLPILSRNPSRNMERDWESTSAASSVASVAEYTGPKMFKEPCGKSNKSIIHNAISHCCLAGKVNEPHKNSILEELKKCDAKHYIILFRDAGCQFRALYCFNPETEEIHKLTGTGPKSITKKMIDKLYKYSSDRKQFNIIPAKTMSACVDALTIHNHLWQPKQPVVPKKTQTHK; translated from the exons atggCGGATGTTGATGTTTGTGCTGGTGGGGATAGCACCAGAAGAAAAATGGATGCTCTAGCAGATAGTGCAGCTGAGATCGTTCCGTTGGAGCTCTATGATTCAGCTCGAGCAAAAATAGCTGCTAATCTACAATGGATCTGTGCTAAAGCCTATGGAATAG aTAACATCCCAGATGAACTGAAGGACCCATTTTATATAGATCAGTATGAGGAAGAACATATTAAACCACCTGTCATCAAGCTGTTGCTGTCCAGCGAGCTCTACTGCCGTGTCTGCAGCCTCATTCTGAAAGGGGATCAGGTGGCTGCTCTGCAGGGACACCAGTCGGTCATCCAGGCTCTGTCTCGGAAAGGGATTTACGTCATGGAGAGCGATGATACACCTGTGTCTGAATTGGATCTCAGCTGTGCGCCAATCAAAATG AGTCCTCACATGGCAATGATTGATGCCCTCATGATGGCCTACACTGTGGAAATGATCAGCATTGAGAAAGTGGTTGCAAGTGTCAAATGTTTTTCTACATTTAGTGCCTCAAAGGAATTGCCCTATGATCTGGAGGATGCAATGATATTCTGGATTAATAAG GTGAACCTGAAAATGAGAGAGATAACAGAAAAAGAGGTCAAACTAAAACAGCATTTACTGGAAAGCCCAGGTCACCAAAAG GTACGTTATCGCCGAGATCACCTTTCAAATAGGCAGTTACCATTTTTCCCATTGCTTGAAGATTTGATGAAGGACTGCAGTGATGGGGCTGCTTTATTGGCTGTGATACATTATTATTGTCCTGAACATATGAAGCTAGATG AGATCTGCCTAAAAGAGGTAACATCGATTGCTGACAGTATCTATAACATCCAGCTGCTTCGGGAATTCTCAAATGAATATCTTAGCAAATGTTTTTACCTCACACTGGAGGACATGCTGTATGCGCCTTTGGTCCTAAAG CCCAACATGATGGTCTTCATTGCTGAATTATTCTGGTGGTTTGAGAATGTTAAGCCAGACTTCGTGCAGCCCAGGGACCTCCAAGAAGTAAAAGATG caaaaacaatgttgcAGCAGAAGAGTAGCCGCCTGCCTGTTCCTATTTCCAACGCAACGAAACGCAGTTTCATGGTGAATCCAGCTGCTTCCAGTTCACCTGATGTACAACTCCCAGTTCAGCTCCCTTTGGAGTCTTGCAACAG CGGAAAAGGAAACCCTGCCTTCAGCCCATCCCATCCATTGCTGCCTTTGAGACAAAAACAACAGAAGTCCCTGCAGGGGGAGGACAGTTCAG atCAACGGCATCGTTCTAATTCATTGACAAAAGTAGATGGGCAGCCACGGGAGTCAATCCTTGCATGGCCAGAGAAGAAGCAAAG ACCTGTTTCTCAGCCAACACCATTCGCACTTCATTATGCTGCAAGCAGTGATGCAGATCCCAGTTCTGGTGATAGCATTAGCTTGGCTCGGTCAATCAGCAAGGACAGCCTAGCATCCAACATTGTCAACATCACTCCAAAACAGCAGCCTCAGTCTGCACCAGTGAAAACTGATGGGAAAAGTTTGCTGAACAATGTAGAAAtagaggatgaggatgaggatgaagaaTTGATCGCAGTAATCTGCCCAGATGCTACACTGAACCATGGCAACCTGGAACTTCAGAGTGTGCCAGCTAGATCACCTAGTCAAGTTGCAACCGCATGGGCTCAGAAATCACAAAGCGAAGCCTCCAAAAGCAAGACAGATAGCTTTTTCCTTGAGCCTTTAATGCCTGCTATTCTGCGACCAGCAAAGGAaaaacaatcaatcaataagGAGGATGAAtgtggggaaggaaagaagagagGCTTTGTATCAAAGAGAGTGAGTGAGGGGCCCATGGCTTTAGTCCGTAAGAAAACCAATAATAATCATGCAGATCACATCCTCAGCAGACCTTTTGTTGCAACTTCTAGTTCTGAATTATCAGCAGTTGCTGGTTCCAGCATGGCAGATCCGTTGGTGCACTCAGAAGTCAGAGGAGAGCCCTTCCATCCCCAGGCAGTTAGTAGCTTAGATACTTTATCTCTAGAACAGTCCTCCACCAAAGCACACGAGGATTTGGCTTGCAGTACAAATGTTGGCTACATGAAAAGTCCAAATTCTCGCATTGCAGACACCTCATGGACAATGATCAGGCAAGATTCTGATTCAGACATTCTGGATATGGAGGAAGTCGAACAAGATTTAGTGTCAGACGATCATCCAATAATTGCCAAGTATataggagaagaggaatcagcAAAGCTGCAAGAAGACATGAAGGTTAAGGAACATGAAGATAAAGATGATGCCAGTGGACGTTCAAGTCCATGCCTAAGTACTGTTTCTCAGATAAGCAGCTCATCCGTGACCAGTGGGAGTGCCAGAATGACTAACTTTGCTGAACGGAAGTTTCAGAGATTGAACAACTATGAAACAAAATCCAGCACaagcagctcacagaagaccacaCCAGATGGATCAGAGTGTTGTCCAGCCTTGTTAACCACATGGAAGCAGAAGAGGGAGCAAAGCCCCAACAGGCAGAACAAAGATAATGTTAACCTGCTGGCTTCGGAACTGGTGCAGCTTCATATGCAGCTGGAGGAGAAGCGGAGAGTGATAGaggctcagaagaagaagaaggaggtgtTGTCGGCCAGGCAGCGGTTAAAACTGGGCAAGGCAGCATTCTTGGGTGTGGTGAAGAAAGGAAAAGGGGCTGAAGTTGCTCAGCCACTTAAGCCAGAGCACTTCACGAAGGAGTATTCAAGACACAATGGGGAAGGCGTGGATGCTACTTTGAGCTCTGAATCTGAGTCCATCTTCATGAAAGAGGAAGGGGATGAATTGACTCTTGATTCTCTTGAAGTGCCCAAAGTAAAGGCCCAAGAAACTGTTGCTTTTGTTGAGGAAAACAATCTAAAGGAACCCACTATACATGAAATAGAGAAAAGCAAAATGATTTCTGCTGCACTTCTAGAAGAGAACATTGAATCTGCTGAATGTGATCTCCCCATTGAGAAACTAAATGAAATGATCAGTGCCCTCCGGCAAGATATCCTGAAGATTTCTCGGCAACAAGAGCTTCTCATGAAACAGCCAACAGTATCGTCACTGAGAGGCGTCTCTCAGGACCAAAAGATAAAGGCACCAGTTCATTTTGTCGAACCTCTGTCTCCTACTGACATGAGTAGTCTCCCTAAGCCACCATGTCTCAGTCAAGGTCGGAGTCCTCACTTGGGGAGACCATCTGAACTGAAAGAGGGTAAGGAGCGTCAGCAAGCCATGATGCGCATCAAAACCATGACTCCTAGCACTGACACCTCGCCACACTTAAGGCAGTTTCCATCAAACAATTCATCCAAGACCCCGACTGAAGCTACTGTCGAAAATAATTTTGACCTGGACGGCACTAGAGAGAAACAGCGAGCAGGATTTACCCTGTCCACTTCCAAAGACACAAATATCCTCTCTGAGGCTCTCAAAGATGTGAATAGTAACATAGAAGACATTAGCTGTGCTTCTTGTGATAGCTCAGGGAAAGAGAACGTCCCAACAGAGGAGTCCACGAGAAGCAAAGGTAGCCTTATTGAAGTAGACCTGTCTGATTTAAAAGCCCCAGATGAAGGAGGAGAAGCTGAAAGCCAAGACGACTCCACATACCTGACTGGTGAAATTGATCAGAAGTCAGGAGTTAGTTTTTTCTTTAAG GATGGGCAGAAAGCAGAAGATGAGCTTGCAAAGAAACGTGCCGCTTTCCTCTTAAAGCAGCAGCGCAAAGCTGAAGAGACACGCCTTAGAAAACTCCAGTTCGAGGCAGAGGCTGAACAAAAGAGAGATGAAGCCCG TCGTAAAGCTGAAGAAGACCGCATacggaaggaagaagagaaagcccGGAGAGAGCTCATCAAACAAGAACACCTGAGAAGAAAGCACCAGCAAAACTTGGAAGAACAAGGCCGTGGGAAGCCCAAGCCCAAGCCCAAGCAGCCTAGGCCAATATCTGTTCATCAGGAAGAATCCTATAGCAACTTGGAAAGAAAGTGTTCTTCTATCC CTGATAATCTAAGTAGTGCTCAGTCGGGGTCTAGCCTGTCTTTGGCATCTGCAACGACAACCGAACCTGAAAGTGTTAATTCTGGTGGCGCACCTTCCAAACG AGTGAAATCAATGGAAACCTTGCCCATATTGAGCAGGAACCCAAGTCGAAACATGGAGAGAGACTGGGAAAGCACCTCAGCAGCCTCTTCAGTTGCATCAGTAGCAGAATATACTG GTCCAAAGATGTTTAAAGAGCCCTGTGGCAAGTCAAACAAATCAATTATCCACAATGCTATTTCCCACTGCTGTCTTGCTGGAAAAGTGAATGAGCCTCACAAGAATTCTATACTGGAG GAGCTCAAGAAATGTGATGCCAAGCACTACATTATTTTGTTCCGTGATGCT
- the CAMSAP1 gene encoding calmodulin-regulated spectrin-associated protein 1 isoform X2: MADVDVCAGGDSTRRKMDALADSAAEIVPLELYDSARAKIAANLQWICAKAYGIDNIPDELKDPFYIDQYEEEHIKPPVIKLLLSSELYCRVCSLILKGDQVAALQGHQSVIQALSRKGIYVMESDDTPVSELDLSCAPIKMSPHMAMIDALMMAYTVEMISIEKVVASVKCFSTFSASKELPYDLEDAMIFWINKVNLKMREITEKEVKLKQHLLESPGHQKVRYRRDHLSNRQLPFFPLLEDLMKDCSDGAALLAVIHYYCPEHMKLDEICLKEVTSIADSIYNIQLLREFSNEYLSKCFYLTLEDMLYAPLVLKPNMMVFIAELFWWFENVKPDFVQPRDLQEVKDAKTMLQQKSSRLPVPISNATKRSFMVNPAASSSPDVQLPVQLPLESCNRYSLHPEEFEYLGKGNPAFSPSHPLLPLRQKQQKSLQGEDSSDQRHRSNSLTKVDGQPRESILAWPEKKQRPVSQPTPFALHYAASSDADPSSGDSISLARSISKDSLASNIVNITPKQQPQSAPVKTDGKSLLNNVEIEDEDEDEELIAVICPDATLNHGNLELQSVPARSPSQVATAWAQKSQSEASKSKTDSFFLEPLMPAILRPAKEKQSINKEDECGEGKKRGFVSKRVSEGPMALVRKKTNNNHADHILSRPFVATSSSELSAVAGSSMADPLVHSEVRGEPFHPQAVSSLDTLSLEQSSTKAHEDLACSTNVGYMKSPNSRIADTSWTMIRQDSDSDILDMEEVEQDLVSDDHPIIAKYIGEEESAKLQEDMKVKEHEDKDDASGRSSPCLSTVSQISSSSVTSGSARMTNFAERKFQRLNNYETKSSTSSSQKTTPDGSECCPALLTTWKQKREQSPNRQNKDNVNLLASELVQLHMQLEEKRRVIEAQKKKKEVLSARQRLKLGKAAFLGVVKKGKGAEVAQPLKPEHFTKEYSRHNGEGVDATLSSESESIFMKEEGDELTLDSLEVPKVKAQETVAFVEENNLKEPTIHEIEKSKMISAALLEENIESAECDLPIEKLNEMISALRQDILKISRQQELLMKQPTVSSLRGVSQDQKIKAPVHFVEPLSPTDMSSLPKPPCLSQGRSPHLGRPSELKEGKERQQAMMRIKTMTPSTDTSPHLRQFPSNNSSKTPTEATVENNFDLDGTREKQRAGFTLSTSKDTNILSEALKDVNSNIEDISCASCDSSGKENVPTEESTRSKGSLIEVDLSDLKAPDEGGEAESQDDSTYLTGEIDQKSGVSFFFKDGQKAEDELAKKRAAFLLKQQRKAEETRLRKLQFEAEAEQKRDEARRKAEEDRIRKEEEKARRELIKQEHLRRKHQQNLEEQGRGKPKPKPKQPRPISVHQEESYSNLERKCSSIPDNLSSAQSGSSLSLASATTTEPESVNSGGAPSKRVKSMETLPILSRNPSRNMERDWESTSAASSVASVAEYTGPKMFKEPCGKSNKSIIHNAISHCCLAGKVNEPHKNSILEELKKCDAKHYIILFRDAGCQFRALYCFNPETEEIHKLTGTGPKSITKKMIDKLYKYSSDRKQFNIIPAKTMSACVDALTIHNHLWQPKQPVVPKKTQTHK; the protein is encoded by the exons atggCGGATGTTGATGTTTGTGCTGGTGGGGATAGCACCAGAAGAAAAATGGATGCTCTAGCAGATAGTGCAGCTGAGATCGTTCCGTTGGAGCTCTATGATTCAGCTCGAGCAAAAATAGCTGCTAATCTACAATGGATCTGTGCTAAAGCCTATGGAATAG aTAACATCCCAGATGAACTGAAGGACCCATTTTATATAGATCAGTATGAGGAAGAACATATTAAACCACCTGTCATCAAGCTGTTGCTGTCCAGCGAGCTCTACTGCCGTGTCTGCAGCCTCATTCTGAAAGGGGATCAGGTGGCTGCTCTGCAGGGACACCAGTCGGTCATCCAGGCTCTGTCTCGGAAAGGGATTTACGTCATGGAGAGCGATGATACACCTGTGTCTGAATTGGATCTCAGCTGTGCGCCAATCAAAATG AGTCCTCACATGGCAATGATTGATGCCCTCATGATGGCCTACACTGTGGAAATGATCAGCATTGAGAAAGTGGTTGCAAGTGTCAAATGTTTTTCTACATTTAGTGCCTCAAAGGAATTGCCCTATGATCTGGAGGATGCAATGATATTCTGGATTAATAAG GTGAACCTGAAAATGAGAGAGATAACAGAAAAAGAGGTCAAACTAAAACAGCATTTACTGGAAAGCCCAGGTCACCAAAAG GTACGTTATCGCCGAGATCACCTTTCAAATAGGCAGTTACCATTTTTCCCATTGCTTGAAGATTTGATGAAGGACTGCAGTGATGGGGCTGCTTTATTGGCTGTGATACATTATTATTGTCCTGAACATATGAAGCTAGATG AGATCTGCCTAAAAGAGGTAACATCGATTGCTGACAGTATCTATAACATCCAGCTGCTTCGGGAATTCTCAAATGAATATCTTAGCAAATGTTTTTACCTCACACTGGAGGACATGCTGTATGCGCCTTTGGTCCTAAAG CCCAACATGATGGTCTTCATTGCTGAATTATTCTGGTGGTTTGAGAATGTTAAGCCAGACTTCGTGCAGCCCAGGGACCTCCAAGAAGTAAAAGATG caaaaacaatgttgcAGCAGAAGAGTAGCCGCCTGCCTGTTCCTATTTCCAACGCAACGAAACGCAGTTTCATGGTGAATCCAGCTGCTTCCAGTTCACCTGATGTACAACTCCCAGTTCAGCTCCCTTTGGAGTCTTGCAACAGGTATTCCCTGCATCCTGAAGAATTTGAGTATCT CGGAAAAGGAAACCCTGCCTTCAGCCCATCCCATCCATTGCTGCCTTTGAGACAAAAACAACAGAAGTCCCTGCAGGGGGAGGACAGTTCAG atCAACGGCATCGTTCTAATTCATTGACAAAAGTAGATGGGCAGCCACGGGAGTCAATCCTTGCATGGCCAGAGAAGAAGCAAAG ACCTGTTTCTCAGCCAACACCATTCGCACTTCATTATGCTGCAAGCAGTGATGCAGATCCCAGTTCTGGTGATAGCATTAGCTTGGCTCGGTCAATCAGCAAGGACAGCCTAGCATCCAACATTGTCAACATCACTCCAAAACAGCAGCCTCAGTCTGCACCAGTGAAAACTGATGGGAAAAGTTTGCTGAACAATGTAGAAAtagaggatgaggatgaggatgaagaaTTGATCGCAGTAATCTGCCCAGATGCTACACTGAACCATGGCAACCTGGAACTTCAGAGTGTGCCAGCTAGATCACCTAGTCAAGTTGCAACCGCATGGGCTCAGAAATCACAAAGCGAAGCCTCCAAAAGCAAGACAGATAGCTTTTTCCTTGAGCCTTTAATGCCTGCTATTCTGCGACCAGCAAAGGAaaaacaatcaatcaataagGAGGATGAAtgtggggaaggaaagaagagagGCTTTGTATCAAAGAGAGTGAGTGAGGGGCCCATGGCTTTAGTCCGTAAGAAAACCAATAATAATCATGCAGATCACATCCTCAGCAGACCTTTTGTTGCAACTTCTAGTTCTGAATTATCAGCAGTTGCTGGTTCCAGCATGGCAGATCCGTTGGTGCACTCAGAAGTCAGAGGAGAGCCCTTCCATCCCCAGGCAGTTAGTAGCTTAGATACTTTATCTCTAGAACAGTCCTCCACCAAAGCACACGAGGATTTGGCTTGCAGTACAAATGTTGGCTACATGAAAAGTCCAAATTCTCGCATTGCAGACACCTCATGGACAATGATCAGGCAAGATTCTGATTCAGACATTCTGGATATGGAGGAAGTCGAACAAGATTTAGTGTCAGACGATCATCCAATAATTGCCAAGTATataggagaagaggaatcagcAAAGCTGCAAGAAGACATGAAGGTTAAGGAACATGAAGATAAAGATGATGCCAGTGGACGTTCAAGTCCATGCCTAAGTACTGTTTCTCAGATAAGCAGCTCATCCGTGACCAGTGGGAGTGCCAGAATGACTAACTTTGCTGAACGGAAGTTTCAGAGATTGAACAACTATGAAACAAAATCCAGCACaagcagctcacagaagaccacaCCAGATGGATCAGAGTGTTGTCCAGCCTTGTTAACCACATGGAAGCAGAAGAGGGAGCAAAGCCCCAACAGGCAGAACAAAGATAATGTTAACCTGCTGGCTTCGGAACTGGTGCAGCTTCATATGCAGCTGGAGGAGAAGCGGAGAGTGATAGaggctcagaagaagaagaaggaggtgtTGTCGGCCAGGCAGCGGTTAAAACTGGGCAAGGCAGCATTCTTGGGTGTGGTGAAGAAAGGAAAAGGGGCTGAAGTTGCTCAGCCACTTAAGCCAGAGCACTTCACGAAGGAGTATTCAAGACACAATGGGGAAGGCGTGGATGCTACTTTGAGCTCTGAATCTGAGTCCATCTTCATGAAAGAGGAAGGGGATGAATTGACTCTTGATTCTCTTGAAGTGCCCAAAGTAAAGGCCCAAGAAACTGTTGCTTTTGTTGAGGAAAACAATCTAAAGGAACCCACTATACATGAAATAGAGAAAAGCAAAATGATTTCTGCTGCACTTCTAGAAGAGAACATTGAATCTGCTGAATGTGATCTCCCCATTGAGAAACTAAATGAAATGATCAGTGCCCTCCGGCAAGATATCCTGAAGATTTCTCGGCAACAAGAGCTTCTCATGAAACAGCCAACAGTATCGTCACTGAGAGGCGTCTCTCAGGACCAAAAGATAAAGGCACCAGTTCATTTTGTCGAACCTCTGTCTCCTACTGACATGAGTAGTCTCCCTAAGCCACCATGTCTCAGTCAAGGTCGGAGTCCTCACTTGGGGAGACCATCTGAACTGAAAGAGGGTAAGGAGCGTCAGCAAGCCATGATGCGCATCAAAACCATGACTCCTAGCACTGACACCTCGCCACACTTAAGGCAGTTTCCATCAAACAATTCATCCAAGACCCCGACTGAAGCTACTGTCGAAAATAATTTTGACCTGGACGGCACTAGAGAGAAACAGCGAGCAGGATTTACCCTGTCCACTTCCAAAGACACAAATATCCTCTCTGAGGCTCTCAAAGATGTGAATAGTAACATAGAAGACATTAGCTGTGCTTCTTGTGATAGCTCAGGGAAAGAGAACGTCCCAACAGAGGAGTCCACGAGAAGCAAAGGTAGCCTTATTGAAGTAGACCTGTCTGATTTAAAAGCCCCAGATGAAGGAGGAGAAGCTGAAAGCCAAGACGACTCCACATACCTGACTGGTGAAATTGATCAGAAGTCAGGAGTTAGTTTTTTCTTTAAG GATGGGCAGAAAGCAGAAGATGAGCTTGCAAAGAAACGTGCCGCTTTCCTCTTAAAGCAGCAGCGCAAAGCTGAAGAGACACGCCTTAGAAAACTCCAGTTCGAGGCAGAGGCTGAACAAAAGAGAGATGAAGCCCG TCGTAAAGCTGAAGAAGACCGCATacggaaggaagaagagaaagcccGGAGAGAGCTCATCAAACAAGAACACCTGAGAAGAAAGCACCAGCAAAACTTGGAAGAACAAGGCCGTGGGAAGCCCAAGCCCAAGCCCAAGCAGCCTAGGCCAATATCTGTTCATCAGGAAGAATCCTATAGCAACTTGGAAAGAAAGTGTTCTTCTATCC CTGATAATCTAAGTAGTGCTCAGTCGGGGTCTAGCCTGTCTTTGGCATCTGCAACGACAACCGAACCTGAAAGTGTTAATTCTGGTGGCGCACCTTCCAAACG AGTGAAATCAATGGAAACCTTGCCCATATTGAGCAGGAACCCAAGTCGAAACATGGAGAGAGACTGGGAAAGCACCTCAGCAGCCTCTTCAGTTGCATCAGTAGCAGAATATACTG GTCCAAAGATGTTTAAAGAGCCCTGTGGCAAGTCAAACAAATCAATTATCCACAATGCTATTTCCCACTGCTGTCTTGCTGGAAAAGTGAATGAGCCTCACAAGAATTCTATACTGGAG GAGCTCAAGAAATGTGATGCCAAGCACTACATTATTTTGTTCCGTGATGCT